The proteins below come from a single Vidua chalybeata isolate OUT-0048 chromosome 1, bVidCha1 merged haplotype, whole genome shotgun sequence genomic window:
- the TMEM106B gene encoding transmembrane protein 106B, with the protein MGKSLSHLPMHTCKEDGYDGSSVSDNVRNGLVHSEVHNEDSRCGDVSQFPYVEFTGRDSVTCPTCQGTGRIPRGQENQLVALIPYSDQRLRPRRTKLYVTASVTVCLLLSGLAVFFLFPRSIDVQYIGVKSVYVTYEQERRIIYLNITNTLNITNNNYYSVEVANITAQVQFSKTVIGKARLNNITNIGPLDMKQIDYMVPTVIQDEMSYMYDFCTLPSIKVHNIVVMMQVTVTTSYLGHPEQISQERYQYVDCGGNTTYQLGQSEYLNVLQPPQ; encoded by the exons ATGGGAAAATCACTTTCTCACCTGCCTATGCATACATGCAAAGAAGATGGCTATGATGGAAGCTCAGTGTCTGATAATGTGAGGAATGGTTTAGTTCACTCGGAAGTGCACAATGAAGACAGCAGATGTGGAGATGTGTCGCAGTTTCCCTATGTGGAATTTACAGGAAGAGACAGTGTCACCTGCCCAACTTGTCAGGGAACAGGAAGAATTCCACGAG GGCAAGAAAATCAGCTGGTAGCCTTAATTCCTTACAGTGATCAGAGACTGAGGCCAAGAAGAAC aaagcTTTATGTGACTGCTTCTGTAACTGTGTGTTTACTACTCTCTGGGCTGGCTGTATTCTTCTTGTTTCCTCGCTCAATTGATGTTCAGTACATTGGTGTGAAATCAGTATATGTCACTTACGAACAGGAAAGGCGGATAATCTATCTAAATATTACG aacacaCTTAATATAACGAATAACAACTACTACTCTGTTGAAGTGGCAAATATCACAGCCCAAGTTCAGTTTTCAAAAACCGTTATTGGTAAAGCACGGTTAAACAACATCACCAACATTGGTCCGCTGGATATGAAACAA attgaTTATATGGTGCCCACAGTCATACAAGATGAAATGAGCTACATGTA TGACTTCTGTACTTTACCATCTATCAAAGTACATAACATAGTAGTGATGATGCA AGTGACAGTGACAACCTCGTACTTAGGCCACCCTGAGCAAATATCCCAGGAGAGATACCAGTATGTGGACTGTGGAGGAAACACGACCTACCAGCTGGGCCAGTCAGAATATTTAAATGTCCTTCAGCCTCCACAGTAA